Proteins co-encoded in one Papaver somniferum cultivar HN1 chromosome 5, ASM357369v1, whole genome shotgun sequence genomic window:
- the LOC113281795 gene encoding protein LEO1 homolog — protein MGGDEKRQQMLHNLFGDDQSEEEEEVDSEHHLQREYISDEGEGEIEPEGEGEVDIEGQGEVEVETEGEQHDIDPDPDRGESEGERVQSSPERAQSSQERAQSSPEREISDRRGVDSEGKEVETDDDEEEYGQRVVTSRRREVVDSESEEHQYDNEEEEVDQSRGQRSPSDGKEQTNNSHSVPDELRDAFGDSEEDEAEEYATQNDLDPESHRSPGEEEGSYGKDIRPEDMVPDEDAQDESEEENYEQKVREKPVGPPLELEIPMIRPPAHPDKMNIIRVSNIMGIEPKPFDPKTYAEEDMFVTDESGAKKRLRLDSNIVRWRKVRNPDGTVSVESNARFVRWSDGSIQLLIGNEVLDISTQEVQHDQAHLFLRHGKGILQSQGRLLKKMKFMPSSLSSNSHRQLTALVESRHKKVYKVKNCITDIDPEREKEEKERAEGQSIRAQELLHRKREKVNRKYTQTVDRGRQLSPGFLEEALDEDDEDYYDSRRSASRNRFEEDLEVEAQAEKRIMNAKRSHVRKEIPQKSSLSRQSRRPVDFSDSEREASEYESDGYEEEASPPRKRAHQEHEDYEDDEEEPEAKETSEEEDEEPRRRGKESRSGTKRRGVESDEESPPKKAATHRRMAVVFDSDDE, from the exons ATGGGCGGAGATGAGAAAAGGCAGCAAATGCTTCACAATTTATTTGGTGATGAtcaatcagaagaagaagaagaagtagattcAGAACACCATCTTCAACGTGAATATATCTCT GATGAAGGGGAAGGTGAGATAGAACCTGAAGGAGAAGGTGAAGTTGATATAGAGGGGCAAGGGGAAGTAGAGGTGGAGACTGAAGGTGAGCAACATGATATAGATCCTGATCCTGATCGAGGGGAGAGTGAGGGTGAACGAGTTCAAAGTTCACCAGAAAGAGCTCAAAGTTCACAAGAAAGGGCCCAAAGTTCACCAGAAAGAGAAATTAGTGATCGAAGGGGAGTGGATAGTGAAGGAAAAGAAGTTGagactgatgatgatgaagaagaatatggacaAAGAGTAGTAACGAGCCGGAGGCGTGAAGTAGTTGATAGTGAATCTGAAGAACACCAGTATgataatgaagaagaggaagTCGATCAGTCTAGAGGACAAAG GTCACCCAGTGATGGGAAGGAGCAGACCAATAATTCCCACTCTGTGCCTGATGAATTGCGCGATGCATTTGGTGATTCTGAAGAGGACGAAGCAGAAGAATATGCAACTCAGAATGACCTCGATCCAGAGTCACAT AGATCCCCTGGGGAGGAGGAAGGAAGCTATGGAAAGGACATTAGACCAGAGGATATGGTGCCTGACGAAGATGCTCAGGATGAATCAGAAGAGGAAAACTATGAGCAAAAAGTGAGGGAGAAGCCTGTTGGCCCCCCGCTGGAATTAGAGATTCCTATGATTCGACCCCCCGCTCATCCAGACAAG ATGAACATCATCAGAGTTTCAAACATCATGGGCATTGAACCAAAACCATTTGATCCTAAGACATACGCGGAAGAGGATATGTTTGTGACAGATGAGTCTGGGGCTAAGAAGCGCTTGCGCTTGGACAGTAATATAGTTCGTTGGAGGAAAGTTCGGAACCCAGATGGCACCGTGTCT GTCGAAAGCAATGCACGCTTTGTTAGATGGTCAGATGGAAGTATACAGTTGTTAATTGGGAATGAAGTTCTTGACATATCCACACAAGAAGTGCAGCATGATCAAGCACACCTTTTCCTCCGTCATGGAAAG GGAATTCTCCAATCACAAGGAAGACTCTTAAAGAAGATGAAGTTTATGCCTTCATCCCTGTCTTCAAATTCCCATCGGCAATTGACTGCTCTTGTTGAATCACGCCATAAAAAAGTATACAAGGTTAAGAATTGCATAACAGATATTGACCCAGAAAGGGAGAAGGAAGAGAAAGAAAGG GCTGAAGGCCAGTCAATTCGAGCTCAGGAACTTCTTCATCGGAAGAGGGAAAAAGTGAATCGGAAGTATACACAAACTGTAGACAGGGGGCGTCAGCTTTCACCAGGATTCTTGGAAGAAGCCCTTGATGAG GATGACGAAGATTATTACGACTCACGCCGTTCAGCTTCTCGCAATCGCTTTGAAGAAGATCTGGAAGTGGAAGCACAGGCTGAGAAGCGCATCATGAATGCGAAGAGG TCACATGTACGCAAAGAAATTCCTCAGAAATCATCCTTGTCTCGACAATCTCGACGCCCAGTAGATTTTTCTGATAGTGAAAGAGAGGCGTCCGAATATGAAAGTGACGGTTATGAAGAGGAGGCATCTCCTCCGCGTAAGAGGGCACATCAAGAGCATGAAgattatgaagatgatgaagaggagCCTGAAGCTAAAGAAAcctcagaagaagaagatgag GAGCCGAGACGAAGGGGAAAAGAATCTAGGAGCGGTACCAAGCGTAGGGGGGTCGAGTCAGATGAGGAATCTCCACCCAAGAAGGCTGCAACTCACCGTCGAATGGCAGTTGTTTTCGATAGTGACGATGAATGA